Proteins encoded together in one Anaerococcus murdochii window:
- a CDS encoding ArsR/SmtB family transcription factor, which produces MKVDIDNISDNILSDLADLFKIFSDSTRMRIMYRLFEGPVSVGDIAESLDMSQSAISHQLRNLKKNKLVKSEREGKSIMYSLLDDHVKLIIEIGLEHICE; this is translated from the coding sequence ATGAAGGTAGACATAGACAATATTTCGGATAATATCCTAAGCGACTTGGCCGACCTTTTCAAAATTTTTTCAGACTCTACAAGGATGAGAATCATGTACAGGCTTTTTGAGGGGCCAGTAAGTGTGGGCGACATAGCCGAAAGCCTTGATATGAGCCAATCGGCCATCAGTCACCAACTAAGAAACCTAAAGAAAAACAAGCTAGTAAAAAGCGAGAGGGAAGGCAAGTCCATTATGTATTCCCTTCTCGATGACCACGTGAAATTAATTATAGAAATCGGTCTAGAACACATTTGCGAATAG
- a CDS encoding alanine/glycine:cation symporter family protein, giving the protein MRQIIESFNDFLWGLPLILGIMGTGIYISIRLGGIQFRKLGFALRNTLGKVFEQTDEADGDISPFSALATALAATVGTGNIVGVSLAIIMGGPGAIFWMWVAAIFGMATKFAEVTLALAYREKRGGSFVGGPMYYIEKGLKNKNLAKLFALFASVAVFGIGNSTQSNAIAGVLRDSFGVNTIITGLVLSGLAAIVVVGGLATISKVTEKLVPFMSFFYILGSVWIIVLNRANLIPAIESIFVGAFAPMSLAGGVAGLSIKQVMSAGVARGVFTNEAGLGSSPMAHASASTDHPVRQGLWGMTEVFVDTMVICSLTALVILTTGVDRSVGVDARTLVANAFSSTSSIGGLILSLGISLFAFSTILGWAYYGELAISYLLGDGVKKYYRIIYVIFVFVGANMDLGLAWTFSNILNGLMALPNLYALIRLAPVLTRLEKDFFKDPMRIRKGSQEYQSLLN; this is encoded by the coding sequence ATGAGACAGATTATTGAGAGTTTTAATGACTTTTTGTGGGGTTTGCCCCTTATTTTAGGAATTATGGGAACTGGTATATATATTAGTATCAGGCTCGGAGGAATCCAGTTTAGAAAACTTGGTTTTGCCCTTAGGAATACTTTGGGCAAGGTTTTTGAACAGACCGATGAGGCGGATGGTGATATTTCGCCATTTTCAGCCCTTGCTACTGCCCTTGCTGCCACAGTTGGGACTGGCAATATCGTCGGTGTGTCCCTTGCCATTATCATGGGCGGCCCGGGTGCGATTTTTTGGATGTGGGTTGCCGCTATCTTTGGCATGGCTACCAAGTTTGCCGAGGTTACTCTCGCCCTTGCCTATAGGGAAAAAAGGGGCGGGTCTTTTGTCGGTGGGCCGATGTATTACATAGAAAAGGGCCTAAAAAACAAAAATCTCGCCAAACTTTTTGCACTTTTTGCATCAGTTGCAGTATTTGGTATAGGCAATTCCACCCAATCCAACGCCATTGCCGGTGTTTTGAGGGATAGTTTTGGCGTAAATACAATAATCACAGGCCTCGTTCTAAGCGGTCTTGCAGCTATTGTCGTTGTTGGCGGCCTTGCCACAATATCAAAGGTCACCGAAAAGCTCGTGCCTTTCATGTCATTTTTTTATATTTTGGGATCAGTTTGGATAATTGTCCTCAACAGGGCAAACCTAATCCCTGCCATCGAGTCAATCTTTGTCGGAGCCTTCGCACCGATGAGTCTGGCTGGCGGTGTGGCAGGCCTATCTATTAAGCAAGTTATGTCTGCCGGTGTAGCTAGGGGTGTATTTACCAACGAAGCCGGCCTTGGTTCTTCACCAATGGCCCACGCCTCAGCCTCCACAGACCACCCAGTCCGCCAAGGACTTTGGGGCATGACAGAAGTTTTTGTCGACACAATGGTTATTTGTTCGCTCACAGCCCTAGTTATTTTGACAACAGGGGTCGACAGGTCAGTCGGCGTTGACGCAAGGACCTTGGTTGCAAACGCCTTTTCGTCCACCTCTTCAATCGGCGGCCTAATCCTTTCTTTGGGAATCAGCCTTTTCGCCTTCTCAACCATACTCGGTTGGGCCTACTACGGAGAACTGGCCATTTCCTACCTACTTGGTGATGGGGTCAAAAAATATTACAGGATAATCTATGTAATCTTTGTCTTTGTTGGCGCAAACATGGACCTAGGCCTTGCCTGGACATTTTCAAACATCCTAAACGGACTCATGGCTCTCCCAAACCTCTACGCCTTGATAAGGCTAGCCCCAGTATTGACCAGGCTAGAAAAAGACTTCTTCAAAGACCCAATGAGGATAAGAAAGGGAAGCCAAGAATACCAAAGCTTGTTAAACTAA
- a CDS encoding heavy-metal-associated domain-containing protein has translation MKAKYKIEGLDCANCAAKIEEAISKLDGVNSVRVSFLSEKVKFDLADDIDLEDLIAKSNEIADKIEPGSKILVD, from the coding sequence ATGAAAGCAAAATACAAAATTGAAGGCCTAGATTGTGCCAACTGTGCAGCCAAAATTGAAGAAGCCATCTCTAAATTAGACGGTGTCAACAGCGTTAGAGTTTCATTCTTATCAGAAAAGGTCAAATTTGACCTAGCGGATGATATTGACCTAGAAGACCTAATTGCAAAATCAAATGAAATAGCCGACAAGATTGAACCAGGATCAAAAATTTTGGTGGACTAG
- a CDS encoding DUF1659 domain-containing protein: MKIKIKYEIVDIEGVGKKTYTKTFSQVNQGATNENLKAFTEAYLGLLNDNGKGIAYAIYKANEEKVDEGQVN, translated from the coding sequence ATGAAAATTAAGATCAAATATGAAATTGTGGACATTGAAGGAGTAGGAAAAAAGACTTACACAAAGACCTTCTCCCAAGTAAACCAAGGAGCTACAAACGAGAATTTAAAAGCATTCACCGAGGCTTACCTAGGTTTATTAAATGACAATGGCAAGGGAATTGCCTATGCAATCTACAAGGCAAATGAAGAAAAAGTTGATGAAGGACAAGTAAATTAA
- a CDS encoding DUF2922 domain-containing protein, whose amino-acid sequence MKKTIKRKLKLYFKDADNTQRTVSIDYPKDNYQDADVKAAMDKIVKSGVLETKKGKVTTKANAEMETIEKSPFDVTKA is encoded by the coding sequence ATGAAAAAAACAATAAAAAGAAAATTAAAATTATACTTTAAAGACGCTGATAACACACAAAGGACTGTCTCTATTGACTATCCAAAAGATAATTACCAAGATGCGGATGTTAAGGCTGCTATGGATAAAATCGTAAAATCTGGTGTGCTTGAAACAAAAAAAGGCAAGGTCACAACAAAGGCCAATGCCGAAATGGAAACCATTGAAAAATCTCCATTTGATGTGACAAAAGCCTAA
- a CDS encoding Cof-type HAD-IIB family hydrolase yields the protein MIKLITIDVDGTLVTPLKRLTKKNIIQIDRVRDLGVHIALASGRPFHSMERYIEKLGLIQEGHFTVCQNGSYIVDNATKQPIAGSFQTVEDLARLDKLMEGFDVEVSAMDDVGFYTRHKNPSLYTKADAFINKLALTPVNYEDFPENMSFGRFLILGSSSSIKEVLANMPKEVTDNYYAVQTAPFLIEVMNKTANKGHAVRQMAAKLGITADEIMSIGNEKNDIPMLEQTGFPVAMENSVPELKAHAKFITKSNLQSGVGYAIERLIDNGLKRYE from the coding sequence ATGATTAAACTAATTACCATTGACGTGGATGGGACACTTGTCACCCCACTTAAGAGATTAACTAAAAAAAATATTATACAAATCGACAGGGTAAGGGACTTGGGTGTTCATATTGCCCTTGCTTCTGGCAGGCCATTTCATTCTATGGAAAGATACATCGAAAAACTCGGCCTCATACAAGAGGGGCATTTTACTGTCTGCCAAAATGGGTCTTACATAGTGGACAATGCTACAAAACAGCCGATTGCAGGCTCTTTTCAGACTGTAGAGGACCTTGCAAGGCTTGATAAGCTGATGGAGGGCTTTGATGTGGAAGTCTCCGCCATGGACGACGTTGGTTTTTATACCAGGCACAAAAATCCAAGCCTTTATACCAAGGCCGACGCTTTTATAAATAAACTTGCCCTAACCCCTGTGAATTACGAAGATTTCCCAGAAAATATGAGCTTTGGTAGGTTTCTAATCCTGGGATCCTCATCAAGCATCAAGGAAGTTTTGGCCAATATGCCAAAGGAAGTGACCGATAATTACTATGCTGTTCAGACCGCTCCATTTTTGATAGAGGTCATGAACAAAACCGCCAACAAGGGCCACGCCGTAAGGCAAATGGCAGCCAAACTCGGGATTACAGCCGACGAAATCATGTCCATAGGCAATGAGAAAAACGACATACCAATGCTAGAACAAACAGGTTTTCCTGTGGCAATGGAAAACTCAGTTCCAGAACTTAAGGCCCACGCCAAATTCATCACCAAATCCAACCTTCAATCAGGTGTAGGTTATGCTATAGAAAGACTAATTGATAATGGTTTAAAAAGATACGAATAA
- a CDS encoding YvrJ family protein, which translates to MDIVDLISQVGFPIVMNLILIVQINGKLDEILREIKK; encoded by the coding sequence ATGGACATTGTTGATTTAATTTCACAAGTAGGTTTCCCGATTGTTATGAATCTCATTTTGATTGTTCAGATTAATGGCAAGCTTGATGAGATTTTGAGGGAGATTAAGAAGTAG
- a CDS encoding heavy metal translocating P-type ATPase, whose amino-acid sequence MLKSMTKDHKQTFLKLVLIVILTFALAYFDSHIAWVNIHIARLWYLGLYLLAAWEVLKEAFEGLKRGQALDENFLMTIATLTAFLIGDYLEAIAVMVFYGFGELFEEIATHSSKENIKSLLDLVPDLANKVLDDGTIEEIDLDDVEVGDILMVRDGEKVGVDGVIIEGNALVDTSSVTGESMPVEVGPGDEIISSSILSQGIIKYEATKEFDDSVAAKIIELIEDSHMSKSDSERLISRFARIYTPIVVAFAGLLAIVPPLFMGGAWSDYLLRAATFLVLSCPCALVLSVPLSFMSGLGLASREGILIKGSQYLEELEAADVLLSDKTGTLTTGEFVVKDIEFLADYDRERALDYIYNIEKMSTHPIARGIVNSMDREEAPDLFTKIDNKSGLGVLAESARGEEVKIGSGKFIGIENDGSRAVYLAIDDKPIAKVVIEDQIKKDSKKTIESLKKHFKKIAVVSGDGQGPVKDLAEELALTDYYAEVMPKDKLDIMQDYQNKGSKVVFVGDGINDAPVLKNANVGISMGETASDLAIESSDILIANGEFSQMAKLMTIAKLTNSTVMQNITFIMTVKVIILILGLLGHASMWLAIFGDVGVSIIAILWGMRILKKRL is encoded by the coding sequence ATGCTAAAATCAATGACCAAAGATCATAAACAGACTTTTTTAAAGCTTGTTTTAATAGTCATTCTGACCTTTGCCCTAGCATATTTTGATTCCCACATCGCTTGGGTCAATATCCATATCGCAAGACTTTGGTATTTGGGCCTCTATCTTTTAGCGGCATGGGAGGTCCTCAAGGAAGCCTTTGAAGGCCTCAAACGTGGCCAGGCCCTTGACGAGAACTTCCTCATGACCATAGCCACACTCACCGCCTTTTTAATCGGTGACTACCTCGAAGCCATTGCGGTAATGGTATTCTACGGCTTTGGCGAACTTTTTGAGGAAATAGCCACCCACTCTTCTAAGGAAAACATCAAAAGCCTCTTAGACCTAGTCCCAGACCTTGCCAACAAGGTCCTAGATGACGGAACAATCGAGGAAATCGACCTCGATGATGTAGAAGTGGGCGACATCTTGATGGTCCGTGACGGAGAAAAAGTCGGAGTCGACGGGGTAATAATCGAAGGAAACGCCCTTGTAGACACATCTTCAGTCACAGGCGAATCCATGCCAGTAGAAGTAGGCCCTGGAGATGAGATAATATCCTCATCAATCTTAAGCCAAGGCATCATCAAATATGAGGCCACCAAGGAATTTGACGACTCAGTTGCGGCAAAAATCATCGAACTAATCGAAGATTCCCACATGTCAAAATCTGACTCCGAGAGATTAATCAGCAGATTTGCCAGGATCTATACACCGATTGTAGTTGCCTTTGCAGGCCTCCTTGCAATCGTCCCACCACTATTCATGGGCGGAGCCTGGTCAGATTATCTCCTAAGAGCGGCCACATTCTTAGTTTTATCCTGCCCATGCGCCCTAGTATTATCAGTCCCACTATCCTTCATGTCAGGCCTAGGCCTTGCAAGTAGGGAAGGAATCTTGATCAAAGGCAGCCAATATTTGGAAGAACTAGAAGCGGCAGATGTACTCTTATCAGACAAAACAGGCACCCTCACCACAGGGGAGTTTGTCGTAAAAGATATAGAATTTTTGGCAGACTACGATAGGGAAAGGGCCCTCGATTATATCTACAACATCGAAAAAATGTCCACCCACCCAATCGCCAGAGGCATTGTAAATTCAATGGATAGGGAAGAAGCCCCAGACCTATTTACAAAAATTGACAACAAAAGCGGCCTTGGAGTCCTTGCGGAAAGTGCTAGAGGCGAAGAAGTCAAAATCGGATCAGGCAAATTTATCGGCATAGAAAATGACGGATCCAGAGCTGTCTATCTAGCCATAGACGATAAGCCAATCGCCAAAGTCGTCATAGAAGACCAAATCAAAAAAGACAGCAAAAAGACAATAGAAAGTCTCAAAAAACACTTCAAAAAAATCGCCGTAGTATCAGGCGACGGCCAAGGCCCAGTCAAAGACTTGGCAGAAGAACTCGCCCTCACAGATTATTATGCAGAAGTCATGCCAAAAGATAAGCTAGACATCATGCAAGACTATCAAAACAAGGGCAGCAAAGTAGTCTTTGTAGGCGACGGCATCAACGACGCCCCAGTCCTTAAAAACGCAAACGTCGGCATATCCATGGGCGAAACCGCCTCAGACCTCGCCATAGAATCATCCGACATCCTAATAGCCAACGGTGAATTCAGCCAAATGGCCAAACTAATGACCATAGCCAAACTCACCAACTCCACAGTAATGCAAAACATCACATTTATAATGACAGTAAAAGTCATCATCCTAATCTTAGGCCTCCTAGGCCACGCCTCAATGTGGTTAGCAATCTTCGGAGACGTAGGAGTAAGTATAATTGCCATATTGTGGGGAATGAGGATACTTAAGAAAAGGTTATGA
- a CDS encoding YwaF family protein produces the protein MDYFFRTTPDAGFTFNMHLVRLGLVLFLFVIYQFRKQDWLLKLLLVASVVLQGILYFWYTLDHDLWLLEGLPLYHCRIAGICLPIAFLLKKEKSMAFFADLALVGTLVAFAVPDPSKFAWPHVTNLTYILNHYVLMACGLLVTVNRPKSLTFKELGLASLAMNSVIFAIDLALGANYGYLTRVPIAFFDFVPVPLVFLIMTILIVIALYLVEILKKKFGTFAA, from the coding sequence ATGGATTATTTTTTTAGGACTACTCCCGACGCTGGTTTTACTTTTAATATGCATTTGGTGCGTTTGGGGCTTGTTTTATTTTTATTTGTTATATATCAATTCAGGAAGCAGGACTGGCTTTTGAAACTTTTGCTTGTGGCTAGTGTGGTTTTGCAGGGGATTTTGTATTTTTGGTACACTCTTGATCACGATTTGTGGCTTTTGGAGGGGCTGCCTTTGTATCATTGCAGGATTGCGGGGATTTGTTTGCCGATTGCTTTCCTTTTGAAGAAGGAAAAGTCTATGGCTTTTTTTGCGGATTTGGCTTTGGTGGGGACTTTGGTGGCTTTTGCCGTGCCAGACCCTTCGAAATTTGCCTGGCCTCATGTTACCAATCTGACCTATATTCTTAACCACTATGTCCTTATGGCTTGTGGTTTGCTTGTGACTGTGAACCGTCCAAAAAGCTTGACTTTTAAGGAGCTTGGTCTAGCTTCATTGGCTATGAACTCTGTAATTTTTGCTATAGATTTGGCCCTTGGCGCAAATTATGGTTATTTAACAAGGGTGCCGATAGCATTTTTCGACTTCGTTCCCGTGCCTCTAGTTTTCCTCATTATGACCATTCTAATCGTCATCGCACTTTATTTGGTGGAGATTTTGAAGAAAAAATTCGGGACATTTGCGGCTTAA
- a CDS encoding DUF3783 domain-containing protein, with protein sequence MAEILFYNTHLAKDYNKFKEICEANDVTIIEVKEDQVDHYVGYLLSLEGFSDEKKTDIDEKANIDFDFILFSNFDNEKMFRVMDELRESEANVQHKAGTTQNNIGWSLRELLIENDKEARTMGLIHKINAQLEKASDLKEKYGEDATTKALIAEIQGFFQDSSIFDIDKAKDYYLKLMDENLRVEKEN encoded by the coding sequence ATGGCAGAAATACTATTTTATAATACACATCTTGCAAAGGACTATAATAAATTTAAGGAAATTTGCGAGGCCAATGACGTAACAATCATCGAAGTAAAAGAAGACCAAGTTGACCACTATGTGGGATATTTGCTCAGTCTTGAAGGATTTTCTGATGAAAAGAAAACAGATATTGACGAAAAAGCAAATATAGACTTTGACTTTATTTTATTTTCTAATTTTGATAATGAAAAGATGTTCAGAGTCATGGACGAGCTTAGGGAAAGCGAGGCAAATGTCCAACACAAGGCCGGCACCACCCAAAATAACATAGGTTGGTCCCTAAGAGAGCTTTTGATCGAAAATGACAAGGAAGCCAGAACCATGGGACTCATCCACAAAATAAATGCCCAACTAGAAAAAGCTTCAGACCTCAAGGAAAAATACGGCGAAGACGCCACAACAAAGGCCCTAATAGCAGAAATCCAAGGCTTTTTCCAAGATTCGTCAATATTCGATATAGACAAGGCCAAGGATTATTATTTGAAATTGATGGACGAAAATTTGAGGGTTGAAAAAGAAAATTAG
- a CDS encoding nitroreductase family protein: MDFIKLASERYSLKKYDGRRVPKDKLDLILEAGRLSPTAKNLQNYKIYVAESEEALAKVDQVTPCRYGAGTVLVLTYDTDQVFTYPGGKYDSGFEDTAIVATHIILAAKSLGVDSCWINNIDPDQVKEVFDLPANEIVVCMIDLGFPAEGAGPLANHTNRKPIEDLVKYI; the protein is encoded by the coding sequence ATGGATTTTATTAAACTTGCTAGCGAACGTTATTCTTTGAAAAAATACGATGGGAGAAGGGTTCCTAAGGACAAGCTTGATCTCATTTTAGAGGCAGGCCGTCTTTCTCCAACTGCCAAAAATTTACAAAATTACAAGATTTATGTGGCCGAGTCTGAAGAAGCTTTGGCCAAGGTTGACCAGGTGACTCCTTGTCGTTATGGTGCGGGGACAGTCCTTGTTTTAACCTATGATACAGACCAAGTTTTCACTTATCCAGGCGGCAAATATGACTCTGGTTTTGAAGATACAGCCATTGTAGCCACCCACATTATCCTTGCAGCTAAGTCCCTTGGCGTCGATTCTTGTTGGATTAACAACATCGATCCCGACCAGGTAAAAGAAGTTTTTGACCTACCAGCTAATGAAATAGTCGTTTGCATGATTGACCTAGGCTTTCCGGCTGAAGGGGCAGGTCCTCTTGCCAACCATACCAATAGAAAACCTATCGAAGATTTGGTAAAATATATTTAA